One Clavelina lepadiformis chromosome 1, kaClaLepa1.1, whole genome shotgun sequence genomic region harbors:
- the LOC143469718 gene encoding CCR4-NOT transcription complex subunit 11-like — MWHTYTQKVPSRLQSMARVHQRFFSETALHTRANQCEILINKKELSNLLGFLQEDEVVNQQFDSFTSALQKTGFTKQDHFRVGCSVVILLQHKDLLPGAHQRLAAIYLLYDMYRSEPVSANPFAAVFVHLLQPSLEDKSSPQHLLYPAHFGKIPPISQQEKAFLSQLISSPNKDLLKKTPHAVLSNKNGVTDTINNHSYDVSGLQVSLVEKQSQLTSLNKAGVSCVIASPDVHDIATNGDEKSSQKVMEALLTGNHAPSKQYLRPAFIRPTPPLHPCRDELVWMNPMDTTRHTFMWDMNMTQNTNTEVKRLMAKAFRSALTVPQQNQLIAELNSDQKLVHHVGLTPAKLPELVENNPLIAIEVLLMLMQSSQITEYFTVLVNMEMSLHSMEVVNRLTTAVELPTEFIHLYISNCISTCETIKDKYMQNRLVRLVCVFLQSLIRNRIINVKELFIEVQAFCIEFSRIREAAGLFRLLKQLDSGDADTSKK, encoded by the exons ATGTGGCACACGTACACACAAAAGGTACCGTctagactgcagagtatggcaagaGTACACCAgagatttttttctgaaacagCATTGCACACCAGGGCAAACCAGTGtgaaattctaataaacaaaaaag AACTTAGCAACTTGCTCGGCTTCTTACAAGAAGATGAAGTTGTCAATCAACAGTTTGACTCGTTTACTTCTGCTCTTCAAAAAACTGGATTTACCAAACAG GATCATTTCAGAGTTGGCTGCTCTGTCGTTATCTTACTTCAGCATAAAGATTTGCTACCTGGCGCTCATCAGCGCTTAGCCGcaatttatttgctttatgACATGTATCGATCTGAGCCTGTTTCTGCCAACCCATTTGCTGCTGTTTTTGTTCATCTACTGCAGCCTTCACTCGAAGATAAATCCTCCCCACAACATCTCCTTTATCCTGCTCATTTTGGCAAGATTCCTCCCATCTCACAGCAAGAGAAGGCATTTTTGTCACAG CTTATATCATCACCAAATAAAGATTTACTGAAGAAGACACCACATGCAGTTTTGTCAAACAAAAACGGTGTTACAGACACAATTAACAATCACAGTTATGACGTCAGCGGACTGCAAGTATCATTGGTTGAGAAGCAGTCACAACTGACTTCTTTAAATAAAGCTGGCGTATCTTGTGTCATTGCCAGTCCAGATGTACATGACATCGCCACTAATG GTGATGAAAAGTCGTCGCAAAAAGTAATGGAAGCTTTGCTTACTGGAAATCATGCTCCATCAAAACAATACCTTAGGCCTGCTTTTATAAGGCCCACACCTCCTCTCCATCCTTGTCGTGATGAGTTGGTCTGGATGAACCCAATGGACACAACTCGTCATACCTTTATGTGGGACATGAATATGACACAAAATACTAACACCG AGGTCAAACGACTTATGGCAAAAGCGTTTCGAAGCGCACTGACAGTCCCTCAGCAAAATCAGCTAATTGCAGAGTTGAACAGTGACCAAAAGTTGGTTCATCATGTTGGACTTACTCCTGCCAA ATTACCTGAACTTGTTGAAAACAATCCTCTTATTGCAATTGAAGTGTTACTCATGCTCATGCAGTCGAGTCAAATTACTGAATACTTCACTGTTTTAGTAAACATGGAAATGTCGTTGCATTCGATGGAG GTCGTCAACCGCCTTACAACAGCCGTTGAACTACCCACAGAATTTATTCATCTTTATATCTCAAACTGCATATCGACTTGCGAAACTATCAAAGATAAATATATGCAG AATCGTCTTGTTCGTCTGGTTTGCGTCTTCCTGCAATCCCTGATTCGCAACCGCATCATTAATGTAAAAGAACTCTTCATCGAGGTCCAAGCTTTCTGTATCGAATTCAGCAGGATCCGGGAAGCAGCCGGACTTTTTCGTCTCCTCAAACAACTGGACAGCGGAGATGCGGACACGTccaagaaataa
- the LOC143467296 gene encoding uncharacterized protein LOC143467296, giving the protein MVVKSDQKQDKKLKVHPTYADMITSSIVALKNRKGSSKQAIVNYIKANYKVESNVSVQVRLSLQRLLKAEKIARTNYGGVGLSGRFLVTEKVTAEKTAKAKKAKQTAKKQETAKKVVAKKPETKQAAKKKSATPKKKAAKKPVAKTAAKKQQRKSPKKKVTKKTATPKKQSVKKVTKKPAQKKTPAKKTKAKKAAPKKSK; this is encoded by the coding sequence ATGGTCGTAAAATCAGATCAGAAGCAAGATAAAAAGCTCAAGGTGCATCCCACCTATGCTGACATGATCACAAGCAGTATTGTTGCTTTGAAGAATCGCAAAGGATCATCAAAGCAAGCTATTGTTAATTACATTAAGGCCAACTACAAAGTTGAGAGCAACGTTTCTGTACAAGTGAGACTTAGTTTACAACGACTACTAAAGGCCGAAAAAATAGCTCGCACCAACTATGGTGGTGTTGGACTTTCTGGTCGTTTCCTAGTGACTGAGAAGGTTACCGCTGAAAAAACTGCCAAAGCCAAGAAGGCAAAGCAAACAGCGAAGAAACAAGAAACAGCCAAAAAGGTTGTAGCAAAGAAGCCAGAAACGAAACAAGCCGCCAAGAAGAAATCGGCTACCCCGAAGAAGAAAGCAGCCAAGAAGCCAGTTGCCAAAACAGCTGCCAAGAAACAACAACGTAAGTCACCGAAAAAGAAAGTCACCAAAAAAACTGCGACCCCAAAGAAGCAAAGTGTCAAGAAGGTAACGAAGAAACCGGCACAGAAGAAGACTCCAGCTAAGAAAACAAAGGCCAAGAAGGCGGCACCAAAGAAGAGCAAGTAA